A window of Eucalyptus grandis isolate ANBG69807.140 chromosome 4, ASM1654582v1, whole genome shotgun sequence genomic DNA:
TAGGAAGAATATTTCCAATGATAGGATGAACCTAAAAGCCAAACACTCTCTACTCCTAAAAAAGTTGCATTCTGTCTCTTGGCACTTGGTTCACGCAAATGGTAATAGGAAGAATATTTCCAATGATAGGATGAACCTAAATACCAAACACTCTCTACTCCTAAAAAGTTGCATTCTGTCTCTTGGCACTTGGTTCACGCAAATGGTAGTAGGAAGAATATTTCCAACGATAGGATGAACCTAAAAGTGGATGGACCTCACTTATGGAGGAAGAATGATTTAAATTCTAAACATCGAAAGAAGGAAAATCATGGTCTTATGATGTACTTGTTTTAAGAATTGACCATCAAAGAATCTTTAACTTGGGGAAGGAGGCAGATAGAACATGTAACATATAAAGTGCCATGCACTCAAAAGTTCCATCTTAGAATGCTCATGATTTACTGGTGGTGAGAACATGTCAGACCGATGCGTGGTTCTTGTTTGAAATATTGAGTTGATCAGTGGATGTGAGTTTCTATTGGTCATAATGGAAGCTTCATGTGTGATGAATTAGTACTTGAATGTGTGTGACTTTGTCCTAGTGCTTGTATATGTTGCCACCAATTTTGCTATTGCAATTGTATCTCTGCTTTGTGTTCTTCTCATGATTTACATTTTTTGCTTTCATGTTTTTGTGCAGACTGTTCGTGGAAAGTGCTTTGAAAAATGCATTACTAAGCCGGGATCAAGTTTGAGTGGAAGCGAAAGTAGTTGCATTTCTAGGTGTGTGGAACGCTATATTGAGGCCACTGGTATCATTAGCAGAGCTATGTTCAGTGCTTCTCGTTGAAATTTTGCTACAGAATTCATTCTTGAAGAATGCTGAGGCTGTTCTATCACCAAGTCATATGGTGCAGGCATTTTCTGATATTGATTTCCGATTTACCGGAACATTTCTCGTTTAGATGACTTAGATTCTTACTTTTTAATTCTCACCCATGAGTGAAGCGCAGTCTGTACTTTCATCTATTATTTATGAAATCAAAATCTTGAAGCCTAAGCGTCGGTGCTGGTTGATGTTCATTGTCATTTGGTCGTCTTCAATGAAACC
This region includes:
- the LOC120292719 gene encoding mitochondrial import inner membrane translocase subunit Tim13-like, which produces MDSFSSPSSGSSSSQFSTEDFMDQLKTQLAQAYAEEFLETVRGKCFEKCITKPGSSLSGSESSCISRCVERYIEATGIISRAMFSASR